The following are encoded together in the Kineosporiaceae bacterium genome:
- a CDS encoding cold-shock protein, translated as MAQGTVKWFNAEKGYGFITVDGGGADVFVHWSAIQGEGYKSLDEGQRVEFEVGQGQKGPQAEAVHPV; from the coding sequence CGTCAAGTGGTTCAACGCCGAGAAGGGCTACGGCTTCATCACCGTCGACGGGGGCGGGGCTGATGTCTTCGTCCACTGGTCGGCGATCCAGGGCGAGGGGTACAAGTCCCTGGACGAAGGTCAGCGCGTGGAGTTCGAGGTAGGCCAGGGTCAGAAGGGTCCACAGGCCGAGGCGGTTCACCCCGTCTGA
- a CDS encoding DUF1727 domain-containing protein — MTTAPERTADHTPSSAEARTWRTRLALNAGRLAGGLSRRLGRGSGVVVRGRVVLALDPDALQVLATGRRSVVITGTNGKSTTTRLMAAALGGVVATNSTGANMAPGIVSALDDSDAPLAVLEADELHVPSVMRQTHPEVVITLNLTRDQLDRTHEVSRTAQVWSRAFTDEPGVIVVANAADPHVADAAFAGRPIWVDPGLRWTEDASVCPRCGAVLHWSQPSAVELTRWSCGCGFAMPTPDYVLTPDGVRLPDGRSLPFTLRLPGDVNRGNAIFAIAAAVALGVPAENAAARVGEVEVVDGRYATLELGGRQAPLLLAKNPAGWAAALSMIPDDAVMAIGINARIADGTDTSWLWDVPFERLAGRVVGATGDRRDDLAVRLHYAGATPIVEPDLLRLAELLPPGPMVVAANYTAFREMRRYVDGGLNV; from the coding sequence GTGACCACAGCGCCCGAGAGGACCGCCGACCACACGCCGTCCTCGGCCGAGGCCCGCACCTGGCGCACCCGGCTGGCGCTGAACGCCGGACGGTTGGCCGGAGGCCTGTCCCGTCGTCTGGGCCGCGGCTCGGGGGTGGTGGTGCGGGGCCGGGTGGTGCTCGCGCTGGACCCCGATGCGCTGCAGGTGCTGGCAACCGGCCGACGCAGCGTGGTGATCACCGGTACCAACGGCAAGTCGACCACCACCCGGTTGATGGCTGCGGCCCTGGGGGGCGTGGTGGCGACCAACTCCACCGGCGCCAACATGGCACCCGGCATCGTCTCGGCGCTGGATGACTCCGATGCCCCCCTGGCCGTGCTCGAGGCCGACGAGCTGCACGTGCCCTCGGTGATGCGACAGACCCACCCCGAGGTGGTGATCACGCTCAACCTGACGCGTGACCAGCTCGACCGCACCCACGAGGTGAGCCGCACGGCGCAGGTGTGGTCGCGCGCCTTCACCGACGAACCCGGCGTGATCGTGGTGGCCAACGCCGCCGACCCGCACGTGGCCGATGCCGCCTTCGCCGGTCGCCCGATCTGGGTTGATCCCGGGCTGCGCTGGACCGAGGACGCCAGCGTCTGTCCACGCTGTGGGGCGGTGCTGCACTGGTCGCAGCCGTCGGCGGTCGAGCTCACCCGGTGGAGCTGTGGGTGCGGCTTCGCGATGCCGACCCCCGACTACGTGCTCACCCCGGACGGCGTGCGCCTGCCGGACGGTCGGTCGTTGCCGTTCACGCTGCGGCTGCCGGGCGATGTCAACCGCGGCAACGCCATCTTCGCGATCGCGGCCGCCGTGGCGTTGGGTGTGCCCGCCGAGAACGCGGCCGCCCGGGTCGGTGAGGTCGAGGTGGTCGACGGTCGGTACGCCACGCTGGAGCTGGGTGGTCGACAGGCGCCGTTGCTGCTGGCCAAGAACCCCGCGGGGTGGGCCGCCGCGCTGAGCATGATCCCGGACGATGCGGTGATGGCCATCGGCATCAATGCCCGGATCGCGGACGGCACCGATACCTCGTGGTTGTGGGACGTGCCGTTCGAGCGGCTGGCGGGTCGGGTGGTCGGCGCCACCGGCGATCGCCGCGACGACCTGGCCGTTCGATTGCACTACGCCGGTGCCACCCCGATCGTCGAGCCCGACCTGCTGCGGCTGGCCGAGCTGTTGCCGCCGGGGCCGATGGTGGTGGCGGCCAATTACACCGCCTTCCGCGAGATGCGCCGCTACGTCGACGGGGGACTGAACGTATGA
- a CDS encoding glutamine amidotransferase translates to MTSPVGDSVVRIVHVYPNLLGTYGDAGNAIVLRGRLQLRGLPCELVPVEPGEALPREGDVYLLGGGEDAKQTAAAQMLRADGALVAAAQRGAAVLGICAGYQLLGTAFLGVGGVPTEGLGLLDVTTGRLERRAVGNVLARALPLPVGAPLPDLIGFENHGGATTLGPAAAPLAEVEVGVGNGVPDAAGVRTEGAVQGAVFGTYLHGPALALNPALADLILSAVTGPLEPIDDSLAVALRYHRRHHVLPATERASRARSVVNRLRRKDSAPSGASASLSGPLGGH, encoded by the coding sequence ATGACATCGCCGGTGGGGGACTCCGTCGTCCGGATCGTGCACGTCTACCCGAACTTGCTGGGCACCTACGGTGACGCGGGCAACGCGATCGTGCTGCGGGGGCGACTGCAGTTGCGTGGCTTGCCGTGTGAACTGGTGCCGGTCGAGCCCGGCGAGGCGCTGCCGCGCGAGGGCGACGTGTATCTGCTGGGTGGTGGCGAGGACGCCAAACAGACTGCGGCAGCGCAGATGTTGCGCGCGGACGGCGCGCTGGTCGCCGCCGCGCAGCGAGGTGCCGCGGTGCTGGGCATCTGCGCCGGCTACCAACTGCTGGGGACGGCGTTCCTGGGTGTGGGCGGGGTTCCCACCGAGGGCTTGGGGCTGCTGGACGTGACCACCGGGCGGCTGGAGCGCCGGGCGGTGGGCAACGTCCTGGCCCGGGCACTGCCGCTGCCGGTGGGGGCGCCGCTGCCCGACCTGATCGGCTTCGAGAACCACGGCGGCGCAACGACTCTCGGTCCGGCGGCGGCTCCGTTGGCGGAGGTGGAGGTCGGCGTCGGCAACGGCGTGCCCGACGCGGCGGGGGTGCGCACCGAGGGCGCCGTCCAGGGGGCCGTGTTCGGCACCTATCTGCACGGTCCGGCGCTGGCGCTCAACCCGGCCCTCGCCGATCTGATCCTGTCGGCGGTGACGGGGCCGTTGGAACCGATCGACGATTCCCTGGCCGTGGCATTGCGCTACCACCGCCGTCACCACGTGCTGCCCGCCACCGAGCGGGCCAGCCGGGCGCGATCGGTCGTGAACCGCTTGCGGCGCAAGGATTCTGCTCCGTCCGGGGCCTCGGCCTCACTCAGCGGACCACTCGGCGGGCACTGA
- a CDS encoding TetR/AcrR family transcriptional regulator has translation MTRRRPELPDARDRVLRAALRAAAESAPGPVRVADIAARAGMSAGHVMYYFQRRDRILAETLLYAEADLTATRDRLVAGAGAAPRVVRGLVRLYLPSSGSDPRWRLWAQTLASPPDDAETLAALAEVVDSWQAAFATVIRRGHADGSLRCEDPDQEAYRSCRLMDGYALEVMLGVRGRTRTWAVRSVMAALEHTLAMPPA, from the coding sequence GTGACCCGACGCCGCCCCGAGCTCCCCGATGCCCGCGACCGGGTGCTGCGGGCGGCGCTACGGGCGGCCGCCGAGTCCGCCCCCGGGCCGGTTCGGGTGGCCGACATCGCCGCCCGTGCCGGCATGAGTGCGGGGCACGTCATGTACTACTTCCAGCGCCGCGACCGCATCCTGGCCGAGACCCTGCTCTACGCCGAGGCCGACCTGACCGCCACCCGCGACCGGCTGGTGGCCGGCGCTGGGGCGGCGCCCCGAGTGGTGCGGGGGCTGGTGCGGCTCTACCTGCCCAGTAGCGGTTCGGACCCCCGATGGCGGTTGTGGGCTCAGACCCTGGCCAGCCCACCGGACGACGCCGAGACCCTGGCCGCCCTCGCCGAGGTGGTCGACTCGTGGCAGGCCGCCTTCGCCACGGTCATTCGACGTGGGCACGCCGACGGCAGCCTGCGCTGCGAGGACCCCGACCAGGAGGCCTATCGCAGTTGCCGACTGATGGACGGCTATGCCCTCGAGGTGATGCTGGGCGTGCGGGGGCGCACCCGTACCTGGGCGGTGCGATCGGTGATGGCCGCCCTCGAACACACCCTGGCGATGCCGCCGGCGTGA
- a CDS encoding cytosine permease yields MVVHESSAAPSTSGVEQFGVDTIPDAARTSSPRDLIAILWGGNMALSVGVFGWLCILYGLSWWASVGAMVAGTAVGALAVTPMALLGLRSGTNNSVASGAYFGVQGRLVASVIGLLLCLGYVALTIWTGGEALVVGLDRLTGSQGGTVQYVIGYAVLAAAVGLVAIYGYGWLLRINRIIVAVVGAAMVLSVVGLWGQFDATYPGVPDQYALGTFWPTWLLAALTAGVAGPLSYVTQIGDWTRYISPRRHQPRQVLASLFVGLFVGLLIPTLWGAFTSSILFDENSFVAGVLGGAPAWLVVPLLVAALIGSLGQGGMNLYSMGLDLDAILPRLSRVQATAVVTLTSTVLVYLGTFVWQAETAVTTFVVVLTSLATPWAVITLLAHRGTRGRFDRDSLQVFNQRRIGGIYWYRGGWNAAALIAWAGGSLVGVLSNATDSYVGPLAEAAGGIDISFLTSAVVAAVVYRALIGLRPQWLAQPAAERDV; encoded by the coding sequence ATGGTGGTCCACGAGTCCTCGGCTGCTCCGTCCACGAGCGGTGTCGAACAGTTCGGAGTCGACACCATCCCGGACGCGGCACGCACGTCGTCCCCGCGCGATCTGATCGCCATTCTGTGGGGCGGCAACATGGCGCTGTCGGTCGGAGTGTTCGGCTGGCTGTGCATCCTGTACGGGTTGAGCTGGTGGGCCTCGGTCGGTGCCATGGTGGCCGGCACCGCCGTGGGGGCGCTGGCGGTGACCCCGATGGCCCTGCTGGGGTTGCGCTCCGGCACCAACAACTCGGTCGCCTCGGGCGCGTACTTCGGCGTCCAAGGGCGCCTGGTCGCCTCGGTGATCGGGCTGCTGCTCTGCCTGGGGTACGTGGCGCTGACCATCTGGACCGGGGGTGAGGCCCTGGTCGTCGGGCTGGACCGGCTCACCGGATCGCAGGGTGGCACGGTGCAGTACGTGATCGGGTACGCCGTGCTCGCCGCGGCGGTCGGCCTGGTGGCGATCTACGGTTACGGCTGGCTGCTGCGCATCAACCGGATCATCGTCGCGGTGGTCGGCGCGGCCATGGTGCTCAGCGTCGTCGGGCTCTGGGGCCAGTTCGACGCCACCTACCCGGGGGTTCCGGATCAGTACGCGCTGGGCACGTTCTGGCCCACCTGGCTGCTGGCGGCGCTGACCGCCGGGGTGGCCGGGCCGTTGTCGTACGTGACGCAGATCGGGGACTGGACGCGCTACATCTCCCCGCGTCGTCACCAGCCGCGTCAGGTGCTCGCCTCGCTGTTCGTCGGGCTGTTCGTCGGCCTGCTGATCCCGACCCTGTGGGGCGCGTTCACGTCCTCGATCCTGTTCGACGAGAACAGTTTCGTGGCCGGCGTCCTCGGCGGCGCCCCGGCCTGGCTGGTCGTGCCGCTGCTGGTGGCGGCGCTGATCGGCAGCCTCGGACAGGGCGGCATGAACCTGTACAGCATGGGCTTGGACCTCGACGCGATCCTGCCCCGGCTGAGCCGGGTGCAGGCGACGGCGGTGGTCACCCTGACCTCGACCGTGCTGGTCTATCTCGGCACCTTCGTCTGGCAGGCCGAGACCGCCGTGACCACCTTCGTGGTGGTGCTGACCTCGCTCGCCACCCCCTGGGCCGTGATCACCCTGCTGGCCCATCGCGGCACCCGGGGCCGGTTCGACCGGGACTCGTTGCAGGTGTTCAACCAGCGCCGCATCGGTGGCATCTACTGGTACCGGGGCGGCTGGAACGCCGCCGCGCTGATCGCGTGGGCCGGCGGCAGCCTGGTCGGGGTGCTCTCCAACGCCACCGACTCCTACGTGGGTCCGTTGGCCGAGGCCGCCGGCGGCATCGACATCAGTTTCCTCACCTCGGCGGTGGTGGCTGCCGTGGTCTACCGTGCGCTCATCGGGCTGCGGCCGCAGTGGCTGGCCCAGCCCGCCGCCGAGCGAGACGTGTGA
- the speB gene encoding agmatinase yields the protein MTRIGNLFGPDFTFLGVPAADLDDPSSYADAEVVIVGAPFDGGVSYRSGARFGPQAIRGTDYLPHDGSRPSLALRTDGLRDLRVVDAGDVEVFAGDIERSLGQIRTAVAQVAASGAIPVVLGGDHSITYADTSGLADVLGAGRISLIHFDAHADTGDVDFGSLWGHGTPMRRLIESGAVRGDRFLQVGLRGYWPGPETLDWMAAQRMRSYEMTEIGHRGLETCLTEAFDIATDECDGVFLSVDIDVCDPAHAPGTGTPEPGGLTARALLDAVRRICLELPVVGLDVVEVAPPFDHADITAALANRVVLEALSAIARRRRDAAEGTRWDPAQPLLDDRIAPIPQGHVRGHSHDHPHEH from the coding sequence ATGACCCGCATCGGAAACCTGTTCGGCCCCGACTTCACGTTTCTGGGGGTGCCGGCGGCCGACCTCGACGACCCGAGCAGCTACGCCGACGCCGAGGTGGTGATCGTCGGTGCGCCGTTCGACGGCGGCGTCAGCTACCGCTCGGGGGCGCGGTTCGGCCCGCAGGCGATCCGCGGCACCGACTACCTGCCCCACGACGGCTCGCGGCCCTCGCTGGCGTTGCGTACCGACGGATTGCGTGACCTGCGCGTGGTCGACGCCGGCGATGTCGAGGTCTTCGCCGGCGACATCGAACGCTCGCTGGGGCAGATCCGGACGGCGGTGGCCCAGGTGGCGGCCTCCGGTGCCATCCCGGTGGTGCTGGGTGGCGATCACTCGATCACCTACGCCGACACCTCGGGCCTGGCCGATGTGCTGGGGGCGGGTCGGATCTCGTTGATCCACTTCGATGCCCACGCCGACACCGGGGACGTCGATTTCGGCTCGCTGTGGGGGCACGGCACGCCGATGCGCCGCCTGATCGAGTCGGGGGCGGTGCGCGGCGATCGGTTCCTGCAGGTGGGGCTGCGCGGGTACTGGCCCGGCCCCGAGACGCTCGACTGGATGGCCGCCCAGCGGATGCGCTCCTACGAGATGACCGAGATCGGTCACCGAGGGCTCGAGACGTGTCTGACCGAGGCCTTCGACATCGCCACCGACGAGTGCGACGGGGTGTTCCTGTCGGTCGACATCGACGTGTGCGACCCGGCGCATGCTCCCGGCACCGGGACCCCGGAACCAGGTGGGCTGACCGCCCGGGCGCTGCTGGACGCCGTCCGGCGGATCTGTCTCGAGTTGCCGGTGGTCGGCCTGGACGTCGTCGAGGTCGCGCCGCCGTTCGACCACGCCGACATCACCGCGGCGCTCGCCAACCGCGTGGTGCTCGAGGCGCTCTCGGCCATCGCCCGTCGTCGCCGGGACGCTGCCGAGGGCACCCGGTGGGACCCGGCGCAGCCGCTGCTCGACGATCGGATCGCCCCGATCCCGCAGGGGCACGTGCGCGGCCATTCCCACGATCACCCGCACGAGCACTGA
- a CDS encoding bifunctional 3'-5' exonuclease/DNA polymerase encodes MAAAHPPRVVVERVADQAPHPAPWLLHPVDDAGRPLGSPVEAADGKGLAIAVDRLERAWSPRWVWPVTATIYPPVLAAGVRVGRCHDLAHTELLLLAHEGRWSELDAAWQALATAHGAAPESQPTLLDGLEEPSPSDALDPGTSALDRHRDQLTRVAAARQRHGGFALLTAAESAGALTAVEMGAAGLPWDGAAHDAILTELLGPRPAAGRPAQLAALAAELATVLDDDRLNPDSPADLLRSLRRAGLAVSSTSRHELARHDHPVVPLVRRYKELARLWTANGWAWHDAWVRDGRFHPEYVPAGVVSGRWATRGGGALQIPKGVRAAVRAPSGRALIVADAGQLEPRVLAALSGDAGMIAATRAGDLYAELAAQALGRPEARAEAKIALLSAMYGGGTGSPALAALRRRFGRALTVLEDAARRGEDGASVTSVLGRVCPPAASGWLDGLSETAAGARTRARGRFTRNFVVQASAADWAAVLIAGLRRRLAELDPGHDPDTDDAWPAQLVFFQHDEVIVECVAAQADAVMEAVREAGQEATRLVLGQTGVTIPLDAAVVETYADKG; translated from the coding sequence ATGGCCGCCGCTCATCCACCCCGCGTGGTGGTCGAGCGTGTCGCCGATCAGGCGCCGCACCCCGCGCCGTGGCTGTTACACCCGGTGGACGACGCGGGCCGCCCCCTGGGGTCACCGGTCGAGGCCGCGGACGGCAAGGGGCTGGCGATCGCGGTCGACCGTCTCGAGCGCGCCTGGTCACCGCGGTGGGTCTGGCCCGTCACCGCCACGATCTATCCCCCGGTGCTGGCGGCCGGCGTCCGGGTGGGCCGGTGCCACGACCTGGCCCACACCGAACTGCTGCTGCTCGCGCACGAGGGCCGGTGGAGCGAACTGGACGCTGCGTGGCAGGCCCTGGCCACAGCCCACGGCGCCGCGCCCGAGTCGCAGCCCACTCTGCTGGACGGCCTCGAGGAGCCATCACCCTCCGACGCCCTCGACCCCGGCACGTCGGCGCTCGACCGGCACCGCGACCAGCTCACCCGCGTCGCCGCGGCCCGTCAGCGTCACGGTGGCTTCGCGCTGCTGACCGCTGCCGAATCGGCGGGCGCGCTGACCGCGGTCGAGATGGGAGCGGCCGGCCTGCCCTGGGACGGCGCAGCGCACGACGCCATCCTCACCGAGCTGCTCGGCCCGCGGCCGGCGGCGGGGCGGCCCGCGCAGCTGGCGGCGTTGGCCGCCGAGTTGGCGACCGTCCTGGACGACGACCGGCTCAACCCCGACTCCCCCGCCGACCTGTTGCGATCGCTGCGCCGAGCGGGCCTGGCGGTGAGTTCGACCAGCCGGCACGAGCTCGCCCGACACGACCACCCCGTCGTCCCCCTGGTGCGTCGGTACAAGGAGCTGGCCCGGCTCTGGACCGCCAACGGCTGGGCCTGGCACGACGCCTGGGTGCGCGACGGCCGGTTCCACCCCGAGTACGTCCCGGCAGGCGTCGTCTCGGGGCGCTGGGCGACCCGCGGTGGCGGCGCGCTGCAGATCCCGAAGGGGGTACGTGCGGCGGTGCGGGCGCCGTCCGGCCGAGCCCTGATCGTCGCGGACGCCGGGCAACTGGAGCCCCGGGTCTTGGCGGCGCTGTCGGGGGATGCGGGCATGATCGCAGCCACCCGCGCCGGTGACCTGTACGCCGAACTGGCTGCTCAGGCGCTGGGTCGACCCGAGGCCCGGGCCGAGGCGAAGATCGCGCTGCTCTCGGCCATGTACGGCGGTGGTACCGGCTCACCCGCCCTGGCCGCACTACGCCGCCGGTTCGGCCGAGCCCTGACGGTGCTCGAGGACGCCGCCCGCCGCGGTGAGGACGGCGCCAGCGTGACCTCGGTTCTCGGCCGGGTCTGTCCGCCCGCGGCGTCCGGCTGGCTGGACGGTCTGAGCGAGACCGCCGCCGGCGCCCGCACCCGGGCTCGGGGCCGGTTCACCCGCAACTTCGTGGTGCAGGCCTCCGCCGCCGACTGGGCCGCGGTACTGATCGCCGGGCTCCGCCGCCGACTGGCCGAGCTCGACCCCGGACACGACCCCGACACCGACGATGCCTGGCCGGCGCAACTGGTCTTCTTCCAGCACGACGAGGTCATCGTGGAGTGCGTCGCCGCACAGGCCGATGCGGTCATGGAGGCGGTCCGCGAGGCCGGCCAGGAGGCGACCCGCCTGGTGCTCGGCCAGACCGGCGTGACCATCCCCCTGGACGCCGCCGTGGTCGAGACGTACGCCGACAAGGGCTGA
- the groL gene encoding chaperonin GroEL (60 kDa chaperone family; promotes refolding of misfolded polypeptides especially under stressful conditions; forms two stacked rings of heptamers to form a barrel-shaped 14mer; ends can be capped by GroES; misfolded proteins enter the barrel where they are refolded when GroES binds), translated as MAKIIAFDEEARRGLERGMNILADAVKVTLGPKGRNVVLEKKWGAPTITNDGVSIAKEIELEDPYEKIGAELVKEVAKKTDDVAGDGTTTATVLAQALVKEGLRNVAAGANPMALKRGIEKAVEAVSAQLLEQAKEVETKEQIAATASISAADPQIGEMIAEAMDKVGKEGVITVEESNTFGLELELTEGMRFDKGYISPYFVTDAERMEAVLEDPYVLIVNSKISSVKDLLPLLEKVMQSGKPLAIIAEDVEGEALATLVVNKIRGTFKSASVKAPGFGDRRKAMLQDIAILTGGQVISEEVGLKLESAGLDLLGRARKVVITKDETTVVEGSGDADQIAGRVNQIRAEIEKSDSDYDREKLQERLAKLAGGVAVIKAGAATEVELKERKHRIEDAVRNAKAAVEEGIVAGGGVALIQASVKAFEKLDLVGDEATGANIVKVALEAPLKQIAINGGLEGGVVAEKVRGLEPGWGLNAATGEYVDLIKAGIIDPAKVTRSALQNAASIAALFLTTEAVVADKPEKNPPAAPGGDGGMGGMDF; from the coding sequence ATGGCAAAGATCATCGCGTTCGACGAAGAGGCCCGCCGCGGTCTCGAGCGGGGCATGAACATCCTCGCCGACGCTGTGAAGGTCACCCTCGGCCCCAAGGGCCGCAACGTCGTGCTCGAGAAGAAGTGGGGCGCCCCCACCATCACCAACGATGGTGTGAGCATCGCCAAGGAGATCGAGCTCGAGGACCCCTACGAGAAGATCGGCGCCGAGCTGGTCAAGGAGGTCGCCAAGAAGACGGACGACGTCGCTGGCGACGGCACCACCACCGCCACCGTCCTCGCCCAGGCCCTGGTCAAGGAGGGCTTGCGCAACGTCGCCGCCGGCGCCAACCCGATGGCCCTCAAGCGGGGCATCGAGAAGGCCGTCGAGGCCGTCAGCGCCCAGCTGCTCGAGCAGGCCAAGGAGGTCGAGACCAAGGAGCAGATCGCTGCCACCGCCTCGATCTCGGCCGCTGACCCCCAGATCGGCGAGATGATCGCCGAGGCCATGGACAAGGTCGGCAAGGAAGGCGTCATCACCGTCGAGGAGTCGAACACCTTCGGCCTCGAGCTCGAGCTCACCGAGGGCATGCGGTTCGACAAGGGCTACATCAGCCCGTACTTCGTCACCGACGCCGAGCGGATGGAGGCCGTGCTGGAGGACCCCTACGTCCTCATCGTCAACAGCAAGATCTCCTCCGTGAAGGACCTGCTGCCGCTGCTCGAGAAGGTCATGCAGTCCGGCAAGCCGCTGGCGATCATCGCCGAGGACGTCGAGGGCGAGGCCCTGGCGACCCTGGTGGTCAACAAGATCCGTGGCACGTTCAAGTCGGCCTCCGTCAAGGCGCCCGGCTTCGGCGACCGCCGCAAGGCCATGCTGCAGGACATCGCCATCCTCACCGGCGGTCAGGTCATCTCCGAGGAGGTGGGCCTCAAGCTCGAGAGCGCTGGGCTCGACCTGCTGGGTCGCGCCCGCAAGGTCGTGATCACCAAGGACGAGACCACCGTGGTCGAGGGTTCCGGTGACGCCGACCAGATCGCCGGCCGGGTGAACCAGATCCGCGCCGAGATCGAGAAGTCCGACTCCGACTACGACCGCGAGAAGCTGCAGGAGCGCCTGGCCAAGTTGGCCGGCGGTGTTGCGGTCATCAAGGCCGGGGCTGCCACCGAGGTGGAGCTCAAGGAGCGCAAGCACCGCATCGAGGACGCCGTCCGCAACGCGAAGGCTGCCGTCGAAGAGGGCATCGTCGCCGGTGGTGGCGTCGCCCTGATCCAGGCCTCCGTCAAGGCGTTCGAGAAGCTCGACCTCGTCGGTGACGAGGCCACGGGCGCCAACATCGTCAAGGTGGCGCTCGAGGCCCCGCTCAAGCAGATCGCCATCAACGGTGGTCTCGAGGGCGGCGTCGTGGCCGAGAAGGTGCGCGGTCTGGAGCCCGGTTGGGGCCTCAACGCCGCCACCGGTGAGTACGTCGACCTGATCAAGGCCGGCATCATCGACCCGGCCAAGGTCACCCGCTCGGCGCTGCAGAACGCGGCGTCCATCGCGGCCCTGTTCCTGACCACCGAGGCCGTCGTGGCCGACAAGCCGGAGAAGAACCCGCCGGCTGCCCCCGGTGGCGACGGCGGCATGGGCGGCATGGACTTCTGA